The region ATTGATTCGGCTCAGGAAATTCGCATGGATACTACTGACGGCGAATTGAATCGTGTTTTGGGTGGTGGAATCGTTCCAGGATCGTTAACACTTTTGGGCGGAGAACCTGGAATTGGAAAAAGTACACTTTTACTTCAAATCTCATTAAAATTACCTTATAAAACTTTATACGTTTCTGGAGAAGAAAGTCAGAAACAAATTAAAATGCGTGCGGAAAGAATCACACCAAACAGTGACAACTGTTATATTTTGACCGAAACCAAAACGCAGAATATTTTCAAACAAATTGAAGCGATTCAGCCAGAAATTGTAATCATCGATTCGATCCAGACTTTACATACCGATTATATCGAATCGACTGCTGGAAGTATTTCTCAAATCAGAGAAACAACAGCCGAGCTGATCAAATTTGCTAAAGAAACTAATATTCCCGTTATTTTAATTGGGCATATTACCAAAGACGGAAACATCGCCGGACCAAAAATTCTGGAACATATGGTTGATACTGTTCTTCAGTTTGAAGGCGACAGAAATCATATTTATAGAATTCTGCGTTCGCTGAAAAACCGTTTTGGTTCAACTTCTGAACTTGGAATTTACGAAATGCTCGGAAGCGGTTTACGAGAAGTTAGCAATCCGTCTGAAATATTAATTTCACACAAAGACGAAGAATTATCCGGAACTGCAATCGCAACTACACTTGAAGGAATGCGTCCACTAATGATTGAAATACAATCTTTAGTAAGTACAGCCGTTTACGGAACACCTCAGCGAAGCACAACAGGTTATAATGCCAAAAGACTAAATATGATTTTGGCTGTTTTAGAAAAAAGAGCCGGATTTCGTTTAGGTGCCAAAGATGTTTTCCTGAATGTGACAGGCGGAATTTCTGTTGATGATCCAGCAATTGATCTTGCTGTTGTCGCGGCGATTTTATCCTCAAACGAAGATATTCCGGTTGGAAAAGGTTTCTGTTTTGCCGGAGAAGTTGGACTTTCAGGAGAAATTCGCCCCGTAAACCGTGTAGATCAGCGCATTCAGGAAGCCGAAAAATTAGGTTTTGATACTATCTTTGTTTCCAAATACAATAAAATTGCTTTAAAAAATACAGGAATCAAAATCGAATTGGTCGCTAAAATTGAAGATGTTGCCAGCATTCTTTTTGGTTGATTTTATTTAGCCACGAATTACACAAATTGGCACAAATTTTTTATTGAAATTTATTAGCCGCGAAAAATAATTCGAGAAATTAGTGTAATTCGTGGCAAAAAACTAAACTTTATGAATTTTCCAAAACAAAAAATATACAAAGCACTAAAAATACTGGGAATAGTAATTCTTGTACTTTGCATTGGATTGTACTATTTCCGAAATTCTCTTTTAAAGCAGGCCATTGCCAAAGTGACTCACAAAATGGCTGTTCAGTACAACAGTAATTTTTCTGTCGAAGAAGCTTCTTTTGATGGTTTATCTACCATTCATTTGACTGACGTTGTTTTGGCTCCAATAAATGCTGATACACTGGTCAAAATAAAAAATGTAGAAACCAGTATCAGTTTAAGTAATTTATTGATTGGAGATGTTCAGGTTGGAACTTTAAAAGTCGACAACGGGTATATTCAGTTGGTCAAAAAAGGTAAAAAAAGAAATTTTGATGCTTTTCTAAAAAGAGACAAAGAAGAAACAGAATCGAACGAAAAACGAAAATATGCTTCTTTTGCTTACAGAATCATTTCAAAAGTTCTGAATTTGGTTCCAACCGATATGGATTTGAAAAACTTCAAATTCAAAATCGACGACAACGGAAAACAAACTACTGTTGATGTAGATAAATTGGTTTTAAGTGACAAACAGCTGGAAACGAATCTACATGTCCAAGCCAAAGATTTTGATCAGCGTTGGAACATTAAAGGATTTGCAGATCCAAGAAACAAAAAAGCCGATATTCGATTTTTCAATCTCGACACAGGAGCAATTCGTGTTCCGTATTTGGATCAGCGCTATAACTTAAAAGCAAGCTTCGATTCGATCCGCTTAAATGTTCAGAACATTGATAAAAGTGGCAGCGAACTTCATATTGACGGCTACACTTCTATCGCCAATCTTAAAATCAATCATCCAAAAATTGCGAGTAAAGATGTCGTAATAAAAAATGCCCGTTTTGATTACCGCTTTTTATTGGGAGATAGTTTTATTTCGATTGACAGCACTTCGACTATGCAGTTGAATAAAATTAAAGTGCGTCCGTACATTTCTTATGATACCGAAAAAGATACCGTTTATACTTTGAAAGTAGATATTCCAAAAATGAAAGCGCAGGATTTTATCGTTTCGCTTCCAGATGGTTTGTTTAAGCATTTTCAGGGCATGCAGGCGACTGGAAATTTCGATTATAAACTAGACTTCAAATTCAACAAAAACAAACCCAATACGCTTGTTTTTGACAGTAAATTAAATAAAGAAGATTTACGAATCACGAAATATGGTGAAGCCGATTTAAATAAGCTAAATGGTGAATTCGTATATCGTGCGATTATTCAAAATGTATTGCAAAGACCGGTTTTGGTTGGAAATGCAAATCCGAATTATACTCCTTTAGATCAGATTTCTCCTTATTTGAGAAAATGTGTTTTAACAACAGAAGATCCTTCTTTCTTCTCACATCGCGGTTTTATTAATGAAGCATTTAAACAATCGATTCTAAAAAACATTAGAACTAAGAAATTCTCTCGCGGTGCCAGCACCATTAGCATGCAGTTGATTAAAAACGTATTCTTAACAAGAGAAAAGACGCTTTCGCGAAAGCTTGAAGAAATTCTATTAGTTTACATTTTAGAAAATAACCGAATTGTAAGCAAGGAAAGAATGCTGGAAGTGTATTTCAATATTATTGAATGGGGGCCAAATGTATATGGAATTGGCGAAGCAAGTCATTTCTATTTCCAAAAAAGTCCAGCGGATTTGAATGTTGATGAATGTTTATACCTGGCAACGATTATTCCGAAACCAAGAAAATTCATGTATCAGTTTAATGATCAAGGTAATTTGAAAGATTATGCGATTAAAAACCAGAAATTCTTAAAGAATTTGATGTTCAGAAGAGGACTTTTAGTTCCGGAAGATACAACTGGAATATTACCGGTTTATATTTCGGGAAATGCGCGTTCTTTTATTAAAATTAAAGTTCCGGATTCTACTGCAGTCAAAAATGATTCTTTGGCTGTGGATGATGAATTTGATTTGTAAATAGTACTTAACCGCAAAGTTCGCAAAGATTTACGCAAAGGGCGCAATGTTTTTCTTTAAAGAATGAGAATTCCTTTGCGTGCCTTGCGTAAATCTTTGCGAACTTTGCGGTTAAAAAAAACTATTTAAAGTTCCTCAAAAACTCTTCCTTGTAAGTTGGCGAAACTTCAATTTCAGCACCATCATTAAGCGTCACGATTCCACCTTTGTTATACGATTTCACGCAATTGAGATTGATGATATGCGATTTATGAACCCGAATAAATGGCAGAGGCAAAATCTCTGAAAAATGTTTCAGGAAACGACAGACCATTTTTTTACTTCCGTTGTTGAGATGCAAATCCGTAAAATTTCCGTTACCACGAAGTCGTACTATTTCTTCCATTTTTACGACTTCGAAACCTTCAAGCGTTGGAAGAATGACTTGTTGTTTTTCTGGTTTTTGCTCGTGGAAATTCTCAACAATAATTTTATTTCGATTGAAGATTTCATGATTCATAATTTGATGCTGAACCTTATTTACCGCTACAATCAATTCTTCAATACTAATTGGTTTTAAAAGATAATACGCGGCACTTTGATTCAAAGCCCGAAGCGAATATTCCGAAAATGCCGTGACAAAGATAGTTTCAAAATGCAAATCTTTACACGCTTCCAAAACATCAAAAGCATTTCCGAAAGGCATTTCGACATCCAGAAAAACCAATTGCGGTTTCAGTTCGTGAAGCAACGGAACAGCTTCTTTGATGTTCTGCGCTTCGTCAATAACCTCAACCTGCGGACAATACTTACTCAAATAATTTTTGAGCACTTCTCGCGCGGCGAGTTCGTCTTCTACAATTACACTTTTTATCTTTTGGAGCGTCATCATATTTTATCAATTAATGGAAAAACAATTTGAATTATTGTGCCAGATTCCAGTCCTTCTTTTTCTACAATTTTAAATGTAATTTCCTTTTTATACAATTCGTTCAAAAGCGCGATTCGTTCTTTGGTATTGTTCAACCCTCGGGATTCGTATATTTTCTGGTTCGTGGTTTTGAGTTCACGGCTTTTGGTTAAACCAATTCCGTTATCTTCGATAGTGACAATGATTTTTCCGTTTTTCACGTCGAATCGTAAAGACAGAAAACCTTTTTTATCCAGATAACGTAATCCGTGCCAAATGGCATTTTCGAGATGAGGCTGTAAAATCATATTCGGAACAAAAACCCTTTCTGGATCCAGCGAATCGTCTACTGTAATTTCAAAATCAAATTTATCTTCAAAACGCAGATGTTCTAAATCCAGATATTTTTTCAATTGCTCGACTTCTTTATCCAAAGAAATAAAATCTTTATTGGAATTTTCCATCATATTCCGCATCAGATTCGAATAAGATGTTAGATATTTATTCGCCTCCAGTTCTTTATTTTCCGAAATAAACTGATTGACACTATTCAAACTATTAAAAATAAAATGCGGATTCATTTCGCGTCGTAATGACTGCAAAGCAATTTCTTTATTTTTAATTTTAATGGAATACAAGGCTTTCACAATAAACAAAAACAAAAGCAGTAACAAACCAACTGAACCAATCAGGAAATAATTGAAAGTGTTTTTCTTCGAAATCAGCTCATCTTTCAGTGTTTTTTCTTTTTCCAGCTGACGGATTTTCTCTTCCGTAATCTGAAAAGTCTTCGCATCAATTAAAGTTGTATCAGAATGAATGAGTTTATCGAAATTGTCAAAAAACTGCTCATACAAAGCCATACTTTCTTTATCCTGACCTTTGGTTTTGTAGTATTTAACCAAAGATGATAAACTCTTTTTGGCTTCCGCCGAATTTCCTTTTTGAAAAGACAAATCATACGCTTCTTTTAATGATGAAATCGCCTTCTCAGGTTCTTTCTTTTCAAAATAAAGGGATGAAAGCGATTGAAGCTGTTTTATTTCGGTTGTATAATCTTTATTTTTTCTGGCTTCTGCCAATATTTTTTCGCTTATCAGAAGCGCTTTATCAAACTGATTGTCTTCGGCATAAACTTTAGCAATTTCGTTTTTGATTTTTATGGCTTCTTCAGGTTTGTTTTTGGCATAATCTAAGGCTTTGTTGTAACTCTCAATCGCTACTTTTTTATCATTTAACTGAAGTGAATTCTTCGCTTTCTGAACATACGCTTCTTTAACTTCGCCTTTTTTGTTTTCCTTTTTCAGTAAATCAATATTCGAATCCACATAATCTGCCTGACTTACCGGATCGGACTGATTTTTTAAACGGTTGGCATCGTTTAAATTGATTTTTTCTTCAACTGCATCTTTTGTCAACGATCCCGCTTTTTCATAGTTTTTAATCGCCGAGCCAAAGTTTTTCTGATTTTCCTGTG is a window of Flavobacterium crocinum DNA encoding:
- the radA gene encoding DNA repair protein RadA translates to MSKVKTSFFCQNCGTQYSKWQGQCNACKEWNTIAEEIIQKQEKVAWKSEPTSTNKAPRPLKIDEIDSAQEIRMDTTDGELNRVLGGGIVPGSLTLLGGEPGIGKSTLLLQISLKLPYKTLYVSGEESQKQIKMRAERITPNSDNCYILTETKTQNIFKQIEAIQPEIVIIDSIQTLHTDYIESTAGSISQIRETTAELIKFAKETNIPVILIGHITKDGNIAGPKILEHMVDTVLQFEGDRNHIYRILRSLKNRFGSTSELGIYEMLGSGLREVSNPSEILISHKDEELSGTAIATTLEGMRPLMIEIQSLVSTAVYGTPQRSTTGYNAKRLNMILAVLEKRAGFRLGAKDVFLNVTGGISVDDPAIDLAVVAAILSSNEDIPVGKGFCFAGEVGLSGEIRPVNRVDQRIQEAEKLGFDTIFVSKYNKIALKNTGIKIELVAKIEDVASILFG
- a CDS encoding tetratricopeptide repeat-containing sensor histidine kinase, with the translated sequence MKHSVLIVFSLFFLVLLVPQRMTAQAIPDKKMEKSSTKISKTAEELSKSLDDNDESKIAQNYEKLANEFLNKGDNAKAEEYYKRALNSYTKLKLTEDKTRVTRSLAKAQENQKNFGSAIKNYEKAGSLTKDAVEEKINLNDANRLKNQSDPVSQADYVDSNIDLLKKENKKGEVKEAYVQKAKNSLQLNDKKVAIESYNKALDYAKNKPEEAIKIKNEIAKVYAEDNQFDKALLISEKILAEARKNKDYTTEIKQLQSLSSLYFEKKEPEKAISSLKEAYDLSFQKGNSAEAKKSLSSLVKYYKTKGQDKESMALYEQFFDNFDKLIHSDTTLIDAKTFQITEEKIRQLEKEKTLKDELISKKNTFNYFLIGSVGLLLLLFLFIVKALYSIKIKNKEIALQSLRREMNPHFIFNSLNSVNQFISENKELEANKYLTSYSNLMRNMMENSNKDFISLDKEVEQLKKYLDLEHLRFEDKFDFEITVDDSLDPERVFVPNMILQPHLENAIWHGLRYLDKKGFLSLRFDVKNGKIIVTIEDNGIGLTKSRELKTTNQKIYESRGLNNTKERIALLNELYKKEITFKIVEKEGLESGTIIQIVFPLIDKI
- a CDS encoding LytR/AlgR family response regulator transcription factor, producing the protein MMTLQKIKSVIVEDELAAREVLKNYLSKYCPQVEVIDEAQNIKEAVPLLHELKPQLVFLDVEMPFGNAFDVLEACKDLHFETIFVTAFSEYSLRALNQSAAYYLLKPISIEELIVAVNKVQHQIMNHEIFNRNKIIVENFHEQKPEKQQVILPTLEGFEVVKMEEIVRLRGNGNFTDLHLNNGSKKMVCRFLKHFSEILPLPFIRVHKSHIINLNCVKSYNKGGIVTLNDGAEIEVSPTYKEEFLRNFK
- a CDS encoding transglycosylase domain-containing protein yields the protein MNFPKQKIYKALKILGIVILVLCIGLYYFRNSLLKQAIAKVTHKMAVQYNSNFSVEEASFDGLSTIHLTDVVLAPINADTLVKIKNVETSISLSNLLIGDVQVGTLKVDNGYIQLVKKGKKRNFDAFLKRDKEETESNEKRKYASFAYRIISKVLNLVPTDMDLKNFKFKIDDNGKQTTVDVDKLVLSDKQLETNLHVQAKDFDQRWNIKGFADPRNKKADIRFFNLDTGAIRVPYLDQRYNLKASFDSIRLNVQNIDKSGSELHIDGYTSIANLKINHPKIASKDVVIKNARFDYRFLLGDSFISIDSTSTMQLNKIKVRPYISYDTEKDTVYTLKVDIPKMKAQDFIVSLPDGLFKHFQGMQATGNFDYKLDFKFNKNKPNTLVFDSKLNKEDLRITKYGEADLNKLNGEFVYRAIIQNVLQRPVLVGNANPNYTPLDQISPYLRKCVLTTEDPSFFSHRGFINEAFKQSILKNIRTKKFSRGASTISMQLIKNVFLTREKTLSRKLEEILLVYILENNRIVSKERMLEVYFNIIEWGPNVYGIGEASHFYFQKSPADLNVDECLYLATIIPKPRKFMYQFNDQGNLKDYAIKNQKFLKNLMFRRGLLVPEDTTGILPVYISGNARSFIKIKVPDSTAVKNDSLAVDDEFDL